One Neovison vison isolate M4711 chromosome 2, ASM_NN_V1, whole genome shotgun sequence genomic window carries:
- the LOC122898976 gene encoding cytochrome P450 26C1, whose translation MFPWGLSCLSVLGAAGTALLGAGLLLSLAQHLWTLRWTLSRDRASALPLPKGSMGWPFFGETLHWLVQGSRFHSSRRERYGTVFKTHLLGRPVIRVSGAENVRRILLGEHRLVRSQWPQSAHILLGSHTLLGAFGEPHRQRRKVLARVFSRGALQRFVPRLQGALRREVRSWCAARRPIAVYQAAKALTFRMAARILLGLRLDEAQCAELARTFEQFVENLFSLPLDVPFSGLRKGIRARDQLHRYLEEAIAEKLREDKAAEPGDALDMIIHSTRELGQELSVQELKETAVELLFAAFLTTASASTSLVLLLLQHPAAVAKIRQELAAQGLGRACGCAAGGGAGPRPDCGCEPDLSLAALGRLRYIDCVVKEVLRLLPPVSGGYRTALRTFELDGYQIPKGWSVMYSIRDTHETATVYRSPPEGFDPERFGAAGEDARGASGRFHYIPFGGGARSCLGQELAQAVLQLLAVELVRTARWELATPAFPAMQTVPIVHPADGLRLFFHPLAPSAARDGLCL comes from the exons ATGTTCCCCTGGGGGCTGAGCTGTCTGTCGGTGTTGGGGGCGGCGGGCACTGCGCTCCTGGGCGCCGGGCTGCTGCTCAGCCTGGCGCAGCACCTCTGGACTCTCCGCTGGACGCTGAGCCGGGACCGGGCCTCCGCCCTGCCCTTGCCCAAGGGCTCCATGGGCTGGCCCTTCTTCGGCGAAACGCTGCACTGGTTAGTTCAG GGCTCCCGCTTCCACAGCTCCCGCCGGGAGCGCTACGGGACGGTGTTCAAGACGCACCTGCTGGGCCGGCCGGTGATCCGCGTGAGCGGCGCAGAGAACGTGCGCCGGATCCTGCTGGGCGAGCACCGCCTTGTGCGCAGCCAGTGGCCGCAGAGCGCGCACATCCTCCTGGGCTCGCACACGCTGCTTGGAGCCTTTGGTGAGCCGCACAGGCAGCGGCGCAAG GTCCTGGCACGGGTTTTTAGCCGCGGGGCCCTGCAGCGCTTTGTGCCCCGCCTGCAAGGGGCGCTGCGGCGCGAGGTGCGTTCCTGGTGCGCGGCCCGCCGGCCGATTGCTGTCTACCAGGCTGCCAAAGCACTCACCTTTCGCATGGCTGCGCGCATCCTCCTGGGGCTACGGCTGGACGAGGCACAGTGCGCGGAGCTGGCCCGGACCTTCGAACAGTTCGTAGAGAACCTCTTCTCGCTGCCCCTGGACGTTCCCTTCAGCGGCCTGCGCAAG GGAATCCGGGCACGAGATCAGCTGCATCGGTACCTGGAGGAGGCTATTGCAGAGAAGCTTCGTGAAGACAAGGCTGCAGAGCCTGGTGACGCCCTTGACATGATTATCCACAGCACTagggagctgggccaggagctCTCAGTGCAGGAACTGAAG GAGACGGCTGTGGAGCTCCTCTTCGCCGCCTTCCTCACCACGGCCAGTGCCAGCACGTCCCTCGTCCTGCTGCTCCTGCAGCACCCGGCGGCCGTCGCCAAGATCCGGCAGGAGCTGGCGGCGCAGGGACTGGGGCGCGCGTGCGGCTGCGCGGCGGGGGGCGGCGCGGGGCCCCGGCCGGACTGCGGCTGCGAGCCGGATCTCAGCCTCGCGGCGCTGGGCCGTCTGCGCTACATCGACTGCGTGGTCAAGGAGGTGCTGCGCCTCCTGCCGCCGGTGTCCGGGGGCTACCGCACCGCGCTGCGCACCTTCGAGCTCGAC GGCTACCAGATCCCCAAGGGCTGGAGCGTGATGTATAGCATCCGGGACACGCATGAGACGGCCACGGTGTACCGCAGCCCGCCTGAGGGCTTCGATCCCGAGCGCTTCGGCGCGGCCGGCGAGGATGCGCGGGGCGCCTCGGGCCGCTTCCATTACATCCCATTCGGCGGCGGAGCGCGCAGCTGTCTCGGCCAGGAGCTGGCACAGGCGGTGCTCCAGCTGCTGGCGGTGGAGCTGGTGCGCACGGCGCGCTGGGAGCTGGCCACGCCTGCCTTCCCCGCCATGCAGACCGTGCCCATCGTGCACCCGGCAGACGGGCTGCGGCTCTTTTTCCATCCGCTCGCGCCTTCGGCAGCGCGAGATGGGCTATGCCTCTGA